The nucleotide sequence GGTCAACTCGGGGATGCGCAGGCGGATCACCTGGCCCTCGGTCGAGGGGCTGAGGCCGAGGTCGCTGTCGCGAATGGCCTTTTCGACCGCGTGCATCATGCCCTTGTCCCACACCTGGATCGAGAGCAGGCGCGGCTCGGGCACGCTGATCGAGGCGACCTGATTGAGCGGCATCCTGGCACCGTAGGCGTCGACCTCGATCGGCTCGACCAGGCTTGCGGAAGCCCGGCCGGTGCGCAGCCCGCCGAGTTCATGGCGCAGCACACCGATGGCGCCCTGCATGCGCCGCTTGAGTTCGGGCAGGTCGTGTGCACCCGACGTCATGATCATCCTCCGCTCATCAGCGTATTCGAACGCGACCCGCCGGGCCGGCTCGAAAATCCTGCACTTCGTCAAGATCTGCCGGACGTCACGGGCCGGCCCCACGGTCCACGCCACGTCCTTTGAAGGTCAGGGCCGGCGGCCGAGCCCGGCCGCCCCGCGCCTTGCGGCGCCAAATCCCTGGCT is from Blastochloris viridis and encodes:
- the frr gene encoding ribosome recycling factor, with product MTSGAHDLPELKRRMQGAIGVLRHELGGLRTGRASASLVEPIEVDAYGARMPLNQVASISVPEPRLLSIQVWDKGMMHAVEKAIRDSDLGLSPSTEGQVIRLRIPELTTQRRQELVKVAHKYAEAARVAVRHVRRDGLDFLKKQEKDGHISQDDHERLTVEVQKATDAAIAEIDQILAHKEKEVMTV